In one window of Lepidochelys kempii isolate rLepKem1 chromosome 27, rLepKem1.hap2, whole genome shotgun sequence DNA:
- the PSMD11 gene encoding 26S proteasome non-ATPase regulatory subunit 11 isoform X2: MAAAAVLEFQRAQSLLSTDREASIGILHSIVKRDVQENDEEAVQVKEQSILELGALLAKTGQAEELGGLLKYVRPFLNSISKAKAARLVRSLLDLFLDMEAATGQEVDLCLECIEWAKSEKRTFLRQALEARLVSLYFDTKRYQEALQLGSQLLRELKKMDDKALLVEVQLLESKTYHALSNLPKARAALTSARTTANAIYCPPKLQAALDMQSGIIHAAEEKDWKTAYSYFYEAFEGYDSIDSPKAITALKYMLLCKIMLNTPEDVQALVSGKLALRYAGRQTEALKCVAQASKNRSLADFEKALTDYKVELRDDPIINTHLAKLYDNLLEQNLIRVIEPFSRVQMEHISSLIKLSKADVERKLSQMILDKKFHELTLVAVIWRVCVTGE, encoded by the exons atggcggcggcggcggtgtTGGAGTTCCAGCGAGCCCAGTCCCTGCTCTCCACCGACCGCGAGGCCTCCATCGGGATCCTGCACTCCATCG TGAAGCGTGATGTCCAGGAAAATGATGAGGAGGCAGTACAAGTTAAAGAGCAGAGCATCCTGGAACTGGGGGCGCTTCTTGCTAAGACCGGACAGGCGGAAG AACTTGGAGGACTTCTGAAGTATGTTCGACCCTTCTTGAATTCCATCAGCAAAGCAAAGGCAGCCCGTTTAGTCCGATCTCTCCTTGATCTGTTCCTCGATATGGAGGCAGCTACAGGACAGGAG GTCGACCTGTGCTTAGAGTGTATTGAATGGGCCAAATCAGAGAAGAGGACTTTCCTACGCCAGGCTCTAGag gcaAGGCTGGTGTCTTTGTACTTTGATACAAAGAGGTACCAAGAGGCATTGCAGCTTG GATCTCAGCTCCTGCGGGAGTTGAAAAAGATGGATGACAAGGCTCTGTTGGTTGAAGTGCAGCTATTAGAAAGCAAGACCTACCATGCCCTGAGCAATCTGCCAAAAGCAAGAGCAGCTTTAACCTCTGCACGAACTACAGCCAATGCAATCTACTGCCCACCCAAACTGCAGGCAGCACTGGACATGCAGTCAG GCATTATCCATGCAGCAGAagaaaaggactggaaaacagCCTACTCCTACTTTTATGAGGCATTTGAGGGATACGATTCAATTGACAGCCCAAAAGCCATCACTGCATTGAAATACATGTTGCTGTGCAAAATCATGCTCAACAC cCCAGAGGATGTGCAGGCATTAGTGAGTGGGAAGCTTGCTCTGCGGTATGCAGGAAGACAG ACAGAAGCTCTAAAGTGTGTGGCACAGGCCAGTAAGAATCGATCACTGGCAGACTTTGAAAAG GCTCTGACAGATTATAAGGTGGAGCTCAGGGACGACCCCATCATCAACACTCATTTGGCTAAACTCTATGATAACTTATTGGAACAAAATCTGATCCGAGTCATTGAACCCTTTTCCAGAGTACAG atggaacacatatccagCCTCATCAAGCTCTCAAAG GCTGATGTGGAAAGGAAACTGTCACAGATGATCCTGGACAAGAAATTTCATG AGTTGACTTTGGTAGCTGTCATTTGGAGAGTGTGTGTGACAGGAGAGTGA
- the PSMD11 gene encoding 26S proteasome non-ATPase regulatory subunit 11 isoform X1: MAAAAVLEFQRAQSLLSTDREASIGILHSIVKRDVQENDEEAVQVKEQSILELGALLAKTGQAEELGGLLKYVRPFLNSISKAKAARLVRSLLDLFLDMEAATGQEVDLCLECIEWAKSEKRTFLRQALEARLVSLYFDTKRYQEALQLGSQLLRELKKMDDKALLVEVQLLESKTYHALSNLPKARAALTSARTTANAIYCPPKLQAALDMQSGIIHAAEEKDWKTAYSYFYEAFEGYDSIDSPKAITALKYMLLCKIMLNTPEDVQALVSGKLALRYAGRQTEALKCVAQASKNRSLADFEKALTDYKVELRDDPIINTHLAKLYDNLLEQNLIRVIEPFSRVQMEHISSLIKLSKADVERKLSQMILDKKFHGILDQGEGVLIIFDEPPVDKTYEAALETIQNMSKVVDSLYNKAKKLT; encoded by the exons atggcggcggcggcggtgtTGGAGTTCCAGCGAGCCCAGTCCCTGCTCTCCACCGACCGCGAGGCCTCCATCGGGATCCTGCACTCCATCG TGAAGCGTGATGTCCAGGAAAATGATGAGGAGGCAGTACAAGTTAAAGAGCAGAGCATCCTGGAACTGGGGGCGCTTCTTGCTAAGACCGGACAGGCGGAAG AACTTGGAGGACTTCTGAAGTATGTTCGACCCTTCTTGAATTCCATCAGCAAAGCAAAGGCAGCCCGTTTAGTCCGATCTCTCCTTGATCTGTTCCTCGATATGGAGGCAGCTACAGGACAGGAG GTCGACCTGTGCTTAGAGTGTATTGAATGGGCCAAATCAGAGAAGAGGACTTTCCTACGCCAGGCTCTAGag gcaAGGCTGGTGTCTTTGTACTTTGATACAAAGAGGTACCAAGAGGCATTGCAGCTTG GATCTCAGCTCCTGCGGGAGTTGAAAAAGATGGATGACAAGGCTCTGTTGGTTGAAGTGCAGCTATTAGAAAGCAAGACCTACCATGCCCTGAGCAATCTGCCAAAAGCAAGAGCAGCTTTAACCTCTGCACGAACTACAGCCAATGCAATCTACTGCCCACCCAAACTGCAGGCAGCACTGGACATGCAGTCAG GCATTATCCATGCAGCAGAagaaaaggactggaaaacagCCTACTCCTACTTTTATGAGGCATTTGAGGGATACGATTCAATTGACAGCCCAAAAGCCATCACTGCATTGAAATACATGTTGCTGTGCAAAATCATGCTCAACAC cCCAGAGGATGTGCAGGCATTAGTGAGTGGGAAGCTTGCTCTGCGGTATGCAGGAAGACAG ACAGAAGCTCTAAAGTGTGTGGCACAGGCCAGTAAGAATCGATCACTGGCAGACTTTGAAAAG GCTCTGACAGATTATAAGGTGGAGCTCAGGGACGACCCCATCATCAACACTCATTTGGCTAAACTCTATGATAACTTATTGGAACAAAATCTGATCCGAGTCATTGAACCCTTTTCCAGAGTACAG atggaacacatatccagCCTCATCAAGCTCTCAAAG GCTGATGTGGAAAGGAAACTGTCACAGATGATCCTGGACAAGAAATTTCATG GGATCCTCGACCAAGGGGAGGGAGTCCTGATTATCTTTGATGAGCCACCAGTAGACAAAACATATGAAGCTGCCCTTGAGACTATTCAGAATATGAGTAAAGTAGTGGATTCGCTCTACAACAAAGCCAAGAAGCTAACATAG